In Ipomoea triloba cultivar NCNSP0323 chromosome 7, ASM357664v1, a single genomic region encodes these proteins:
- the LOC116024883 gene encoding tRNA-specific adenosine deaminase TAD2 — protein sequence MASYGEEVLSFMKLALEQAKLALDSLEVPVGCVMVEDGEVIASGRNRTTETRNATRHAEMEAIDILLEQWKKSGLSPSEVSERFSKCVLYVTCEPCIMCAAALSFLGIKEAYYGCGNDKFGGCGSILSLHTCAGVAQKKSFKCVGGIMASEAVALLRSFYEQGNPNAPKPHRPVKQTT from the coding sequence ATGGTGAAGAGGTCCTTTCTTTTATGAAACTTGCTCTGGAACAGGCAAAGCTTGCGTTGGACAGCCTTGAAGTTCCGGTCGGTTGTGTCATGGTAGAGGATGGGGAGGTGATTGCTTCGGGGAGGAACCGAACCACAGAGACCAGGAATGCTACAAGGCATGCTGAGATGGAAGCCATTGACATTTTGCTAGAGCagtggaagaagagtggacttTCACCCAGTGAAGTCTCGGAAAGATTCTCAAAATGCGTCCTTTATGTGACTTGCGAGCCCTGCATAATGTGTGCAGCGGCCCTGTCTTTTCTAGGCATCAAAGAAGCGTATTATGGATGTGGGAATGACAAATTTGGCGGCTGTGGATCAATATTGTCATTGCATACTTGTGCAGGAGTGGCACAGAAGAAGAGCTTCAAATGTGTAGGAGGAATCATGGCATCTGAGGCGGTTGCTCTTCTGCGTAGCTTCTATGAACAAGGAAATCCAAAT